The following are encoded in a window of Manihot esculenta cultivar AM560-2 chromosome 8, M.esculenta_v8, whole genome shotgun sequence genomic DNA:
- the LOC110620848 gene encoding non-specific lipid-transfer protein 1 — MAALKMVSVLVLCMLVAAPMATQAITCGQVASSLAPCINYLKGQGAQAPPAACCNGVKAINNAAKTTPDRQTACNCLKSAARGVSGLNPSTAENLPSKCGVSIPYKISLSTNCATVK, encoded by the exons ATGGCCGCTCTTAAGATGGTTAGCGTTCTTGTTCTGTGCATGTTAGTGGCAGCTCCAATGGCTACACAAGCCATAACATGTGGTCAAGTGGCAAGCTCCCTCGCCCCATGCATTAATTATCTCAAGGGTCAAGGTGCGCAAGCCCCTCCAGCAGCATGCTGCAATGGAGTGAAGGCCATCAACAACGCTGCTAAAACCACCCCTGACCGTCAAACAGCTTGTAATTGTTTGAAATCAGCTGCCCGAGGCGTTTCTGGGCTCAACCCTAGCACAGCAGAAAATCTCCCTAGTAAATGTGGAGTTAGCATTCCTTACAAGATCAGCTTGTCCACAAACTGCGCCAC CGTGAAGTGA
- the LOC110620851 gene encoding non-specific lipid-transfer protein 1 → MAALKMVSVLVVCMLVAAPMATQAITCGQVASSLAPCINYLKGQGAQAPPAACCNGVKAINNAAKTTPDRQTACNCLKSAARGVSGLNPSTAESLPSKCGVSIPYKISLSTNCATVK, encoded by the exons ATGGCTGCTCTTAAGATGGTTAGCGTTCTTGTTGTGTGCATGTTAGTGGCAGCTCCAATGGCTACACAAGCCATAACATGTGGTCAAGTGGCAAGCTCCCTCGCCCCATGCATTAATTATCTCAAGGGTCAAGGTGCGCAAGCCCCTCCAGCAGCATGCTGCAATGGAGTGAAGGCCATCAACAACGCTGCTAAAACCACCCCTGACCGTCAAACAGCTTGTAATTGTTTGAAATCAGCTGCCCGAGGCGTTTCTGGGCTCAACCCTAGCACAGCAGAGAGTCTCCCTAGTAAATGTGGAGTTAGCATTCCTTACAAGATCAGCTTGTCCACAAACTGCGCCAC CGTGAAGTGA
- the LOC110620849 gene encoding non-specific lipid-transfer protein P5 has translation MANSRVLKYLAWLVLVSLVVGAPKVSRAAVTCEQVVTNLYPCINYVLRGGQVPGQCCTGIKNLFSAAQNTPDRRTVCKCMKSAISSSGVAYNSYNIGLAAGLPAKCHVNVPYKIDPSTNCDTIQ, from the exons atggcaaACTCTCGAGTCCTTAAGTATTTGGCATGGTTGGTGCTAGTGAGCCTTGTGGTGGGTGCACCAAAGGTCTCCAGAGCAGCAGTAACATGTGAACAGGTGGTGACCAACTTGTACCCATGCATAAACTATGTACTCCGAGGAGGGCAAGTTCCTGGACAGTGCTGCACTGGGATCAAGAACCTTTTCAGCGCTGCACAGAACACTCCTGACCGCCGGACCGTCTGCAAGTGCATGAAATCAGCAATCAGTTCTAGTGGAGTTGCTTACAACAGCTACAACATTGGCCTGGCTGCCGGACTTCCTGCCAAATGCCATGTCAACGTTCCTTACAAGATCGACCCCTCCACCAACTGTGACAC AATTCAGTGA